A portion of the Halopelagius inordinatus genome contains these proteins:
- a CDS encoding transcription factor S: MEFCDECGSMMKTDGDEWVCGSCGYEKLRDKADESHMTSTAAREDSEVVDMSEVDDADIGPTTTVICPKCGHDKARYEMKQIRSADESETRFFTCVECSHKWREDDH, translated from the coding sequence ATGGAGTTCTGCGACGAATGCGGTTCGATGATGAAGACGGACGGTGACGAGTGGGTCTGCGGCAGTTGCGGCTACGAGAAACTGCGCGACAAGGCCGACGAGTCGCACATGACCTCCACCGCGGCGCGCGAAGACAGCGAAGTCGTCGACATGTCCGAAGTGGACGACGCCGATATCGGCCCGACGACCACCGTCATCTGCCCGAAGTGCGGACACGACAAAGCCCGCTACGAGATGAAGCAGATTCGCTCCGCCGACGAATCGGAGACGCGCTTTTTCACCTGCGTCGAGTGCAGTCACAAGTGGCGCGAAGACGACCACTGA
- a CDS encoding DUF5789 family protein gives MTEDVKLSRVESRLRELSYPISRSEAAAECSDVELQLADGEANLGAVIADTGSESFDGPNELYEEVQNALPIEALGEPGQSDGDA, from the coding sequence ATGACCGAAGACGTCAAACTGAGCCGCGTCGAATCGAGACTGCGAGAACTCTCTTACCCCATCTCGCGGTCGGAGGCGGCGGCGGAGTGTTCGGACGTGGAGTTGCAACTGGCCGACGGCGAGGCGAACCTCGGTGCCGTCATAGCGGACACCGGCAGCGAATCGTTCGACGGGCCGAACGAACTGTACGAGGAGGTACAGAACGCCCTGCCGATCGAGGCGCTTGGCGAACCCGGACAGTCGGACGGAGACGCCTGA